The Deinococcus sonorensis KR-87 genome includes a window with the following:
- a CDS encoding VanW family protein, translating into MPSERTLSTARRHVLPVLGLGLGGAVLCGALALAISSGGGTIAPGLQVNGLDLGGLSREQALAKLQAQPATVPQVQVVAVGNRWTVPASTLGWKTDLEATVDAVLRASGERGVLDRVEAFLGQAKVQPLPLMERVDQAQAVKGLTTLSSSLTRPARNAKIIFDRTRYAVTPDQRGQQVNVAGAAQQFSQQPQLRTLTLTVLPVEPQYSAASLRDVVEQGNALVRPMQITLAGTDRTATLTALQVANLYWVRPAGIELDQDAVKSSLARIANTLDQPAHDARYALQGGKLTRVPEQSGVVLNQAQAARPLTEAVLDPAQRSVTLPVQTSQPTLTVASLPDPHKLTLIATGTSTYYHSSVQRRTNVANAASKIDGTVVAPGGTFSFLNALGSISEDNGFVGGLIISGGRTVDGLGGGVCQVSTTTFRALYQAGLPVVERNQHSYRVGYYEPQVGFEAAVYDPGKDLRLQNDTGGPLLIRTLNNNAKSSLSVQVWGLPQTRKVSVSRAVITGHTPHPRAKYVQNPALPAGVTRQVDWAADGYNLYITRTIKDASGVRTDRTVTNYKPWQAVYEVGVRRSGSSDQ; encoded by the coding sequence ATGCCTTCTGAACGCACCCTGTCCACTGCACGGCGCCACGTTCTTCCTGTCCTCGGTCTGGGCCTGGGCGGCGCGGTGCTGTGCGGCGCCCTGGCCCTGGCGATCAGCAGCGGGGGCGGCACCATCGCCCCGGGGTTGCAGGTCAACGGCCTGGACCTGGGCGGGCTCAGCCGGGAGCAGGCGCTCGCGAAACTCCAGGCCCAGCCGGCGACCGTCCCGCAGGTGCAGGTGGTGGCTGTGGGCAACCGCTGGACGGTGCCGGCCAGCACGCTCGGCTGGAAGACCGACCTGGAAGCGACGGTGGACGCAGTGCTGCGCGCCAGCGGTGAGCGGGGCGTGCTGGACCGGGTAGAGGCATTCCTGGGTCAGGCCAAGGTGCAGCCACTGCCGCTGATGGAGCGGGTGGATCAGGCGCAAGCCGTCAAGGGCCTCACGACGCTGAGCAGCAGCCTGACCCGCCCGGCCCGCAACGCCAAGATCATCTTCGACCGCACCCGCTACGCGGTCACGCCGGACCAGCGCGGGCAGCAGGTGAACGTGGCGGGCGCCGCCCAGCAGTTCAGCCAGCAGCCGCAGCTGCGCACGCTGACCCTGACGGTGCTCCCGGTGGAGCCGCAGTACAGCGCGGCCAGCCTGCGCGACGTGGTGGAGCAGGGCAACGCGCTGGTGCGGCCGATGCAGATCACGCTGGCCGGCACCGACCGCACCGCCACCCTGACCGCCCTGCAGGTTGCCAACCTGTACTGGGTGCGCCCCGCCGGCATCGAACTGGACCAGGACGCCGTGAAGAGCAGCCTGGCGCGCATCGCCAACACCCTGGACCAGCCGGCCCACGACGCCCGCTACGCCCTGCAGGGCGGCAAGCTGACCCGCGTGCCGGAGCAGAGCGGCGTGGTGCTGAACCAGGCGCAGGCGGCCCGGCCGCTGACCGAGGCGGTGCTGGACCCGGCCCAGCGCAGCGTGACGCTGCCGGTCCAGACCAGCCAGCCAACCCTGACGGTCGCGTCGCTGCCGGACCCGCACAAGCTGACGCTGATCGCCACCGGCACCAGCACCTACTACCACTCCAGCGTGCAGCGCCGCACCAACGTGGCGAACGCCGCCAGCAAGATCGACGGCACGGTGGTGGCTCCGGGCGGCACCTTTTCGTTCCTGAACGCCCTGGGCAGCATCTCCGAGGACAACGGCTTCGTGGGCGGGCTGATCATTTCCGGGGGCCGGACGGTGGACGGGCTGGGCGGCGGGGTCTGTCAGGTCAGCACCACCACCTTCCGGGCGCTGTATCAGGCGGGCCTACCGGTCGTGGAGCGCAACCAGCATAGCTACCGCGTCGGCTACTACGAGCCGCAGGTGGGGTTCGAGGCGGCCGTCTATGACCCCGGCAAGGACCTGCGCCTGCAAAATGACACCGGCGGCCCGCTGCTGATCCGCACCCTCAACAACAACGCGAAGTCCAGCCTGAGCGTTCAGGTCTGGGGCCTCCCGCAGACGCGCAAGGTCAGTGTTTCCCGGGCGGTCATCACCGGCCATACCCCGCACCCGAGGGCCAAATACGTGCAAAATCCGGCGCTGCCCGCAGGCGTGACCCGGCAGGTGGACTGGGCCGCCGACGGCTACAACCTGTACATCACCCGCACCATCAAGGATGCCAGCGGCGTGCGCACCGACAGGACCGTCACCAACTACAAGCCGTGGCAGGCGGTGTACGAGGTGGGTGTCCGGCGCTCGGGGTCGAGCGACCAGTAG
- a CDS encoding PRC-barrel domain-containing protein, with protein MLKARELIGSKIVALESGERVESVHDLVFDEQGNQLLALLVDEGGWFRGARVVPFQDIRSFGEDAIMIGSVGSVVNAQDDGVVSDALHSKKSLVGLNLLTTDGKDLGRIADVFFDETSGHVVGYEATGGLFSDLSAGRTFVPAPDSITIGVEAAIVPVTVAAAMEEQPAGGLQGAFQSAGESLSGAAGSVAEGVRSAAGTVSENVRSAADSVSDAARERQKAFVVGKVASRDVAAESGSVLVHSGETITALHAQQAEQLGLLGALTVAAGGGALQEAYSSAREQTQQGVSTARTTIVEHYENLADASAERQREFVIGRMAGADVVTPDGLVVARRGEVIGDAQALLAQDHGMLATLVAAATSGQVQQSTQVIRAQVQEAGESVREHFQPSPARLIGRRVLHDVYGPQRSFIAAQGQIVTEAVLNRARFQGREAELEAAVEGNAAPTSGSSLQDGVQVAGDRLAAGAQTVREGATGLLDRARSWISETRDRVSEDAEEHQILEALGRPVNRVVLDRQDNIILNAGEIVTHKAVEQARAAGLLDLLLSSVSTETVMAQTPVVPVMPTEPGSAALTPEAPVTPAQPSVVHPAAGDPKPGETR; from the coding sequence ATGCTCAAGGCCAGAGAACTGATCGGCAGTAAAATCGTGGCGCTGGAAAGTGGAGAGCGGGTGGAGAGCGTCCACGACCTGGTGTTCGACGAGCAAGGCAATCAGCTGCTGGCGCTGCTGGTGGACGAGGGCGGCTGGTTCCGGGGCGCGCGGGTGGTGCCGTTTCAGGACATTCGCAGCTTCGGTGAGGACGCCATCATGATCGGCTCGGTCGGCTCGGTGGTCAACGCCCAGGACGACGGCGTGGTTTCGGACGCGCTGCACAGCAAGAAGAGTCTGGTGGGCCTGAACCTGCTGACCACCGACGGCAAGGACCTGGGCCGCATCGCCGACGTGTTCTTCGACGAGACGAGCGGGCACGTGGTGGGCTACGAGGCGACCGGCGGGCTCTTCAGCGACCTGAGCGCCGGGCGCACCTTCGTGCCGGCGCCCGACAGCATCACCATCGGTGTGGAGGCGGCCATCGTCCCGGTGACGGTGGCGGCGGCCATGGAGGAGCAGCCGGCCGGCGGCCTACAGGGTGCCTTCCAGAGCGCCGGAGAGAGCCTGTCCGGCGCGGCGGGTTCGGTGGCCGAGGGCGTCCGCAGCGCGGCCGGCACCGTCTCCGAGAACGTGCGGAGTGCAGCCGACAGCGTGAGTGACGCCGCCCGCGAGCGGCAGAAGGCCTTCGTGGTCGGCAAGGTGGCGTCGCGTGACGTGGCCGCCGAGTCCGGCAGTGTGCTGGTGCACAGCGGCGAGACCATCACAGCGCTGCACGCCCAGCAGGCCGAGCAGCTGGGGCTGCTGGGCGCCCTGACCGTGGCGGCGGGCGGCGGCGCGCTGCAGGAGGCCTACAGCAGCGCCCGCGAGCAGACGCAGCAGGGCGTCAGCACTGCACGTACCACCATCGTGGAGCACTACGAGAACCTGGCGGATGCGTCCGCCGAGCGCCAGCGTGAATTTGTGATCGGCCGGATGGCCGGCGCGGACGTCGTGACGCCGGATGGCCTGGTGGTGGCGCGGCGCGGCGAGGTCATCGGCGACGCCCAGGCGCTGCTGGCCCAGGACCACGGCATGCTGGCCACCCTGGTGGCGGCGGCCACCAGCGGTCAGGTGCAGCAGAGCACCCAGGTGATCCGGGCGCAGGTTCAGGAGGCGGGGGAGTCGGTCCGTGAACACTTCCAGCCGAGCCCGGCCCGCCTGATCGGACGCCGGGTGCTGCACGACGTGTACGGCCCGCAGCGCAGTTTCATCGCGGCGCAGGGCCAGATCGTGACCGAGGCCGTGCTGAACCGGGCGCGCTTCCAGGGCCGCGAGGCCGAACTGGAAGCGGCGGTGGAAGGCAACGCGGCGCCGACCAGCGGGTCGTCGCTGCAGGACGGGGTGCAGGTGGCCGGCGACCGGTTGGCGGCCGGCGCGCAGACGGTGCGTGAGGGCGCGACCGGCCTGCTGGACCGGGCGCGCAGCTGGATCAGCGAAACCCGCGACCGGGTCAGCGAGGACGCTGAGGAACATCAGATTCTCGAGGCGCTGGGCCGCCCGGTGAACCGGGTGGTGCTGGACCGTCAGGACAACATCATCCTGAATGCCGGCGAGATCGTGACCCACAAGGCGGTGGAGCAGGCGCGGGCCGCCGGACTGCTGGACCTGCTGCTCAGCAGCGTCAGCACCGAGACGGTGATGGCCCAGACGCCGGTGGTGCCGGTGATGCCCACCGAGCCGGGCAGCGCGGCCCTGACGCCGGAAGCCCCGGTCACGCCGGCCCAGCCGTCCGTGGTGCACCCGGCGGCCGGCGACCCCAAGCCCGGCGAGACCCGCTGA